In Armatimonadota bacterium, a single genomic region encodes these proteins:
- a CDS encoding DoxX family protein, giving the protein MAILRISMGVIFCWFGVLKFVPGLSPAEALAGRTIQALSFGLVQPWISLPALALFECALGTLLISGRYPRVAILFLLAHMIGTFSPALFFPREVFRGFMLPTLVGQYILKNIVLIAAGIVVSAGAPSKSDATVC; this is encoded by the coding sequence GTGGCGATCCTTCGCATCTCGATGGGGGTCATCTTCTGCTGGTTTGGGGTGCTAAAGTTTGTTCCCGGGCTTAGCCCCGCCGAGGCCCTGGCGGGGCGAACTATCCAAGCTCTCTCGTTCGGTCTAGTGCAGCCATGGATCAGCTTGCCGGCTCTGGCACTGTTCGAGTGCGCCCTAGGAACACTCTTGATCTCAGGTCGCTATCCAAGGGTGGCGATTCTTTTCTTGCTCGCCCACATGATCGGGACGTTCTCGCCGGCCCTGTTCTTTCCCCGAGAAGTGTTCAGGGGATTCATGCTCCCGACTCTCGTTGGGCAGTATATCCTCAAGAACATCGTTCTAATCGCAGCCGGAATTGTCGTGAGTGCAGGGGCTCCGTCGAAGAGCGACGCAACGGTTTGTTAG
- a CDS encoding zinc-dependent metalloprotease, whose amino-acid sequence MMKRAFLIALGLTMVAGTTLAQTAPPATTPPATQDEKKADPPKVEDKRTPEQKKYDELMKTAKSQNGVFKVHKIDDKVYWEIPEAKLGRMFLFNAEVSEAPRALTYPGTAPMERPRTIRFARRDKKIQLKNVDVSTRAMGNDKGVELGVKQNSPEAILFTFDIVGESPEKNPLIDVTQLFISDPQDFSIRAAIPGAMGVDSSKTWIEKVKAFPTNIETRTYMTFMMGRGQGNPLAALLGGGGGGYDASKAATVVHYSLTELPEVPMMGRLKDSRIGYFTTGFTVFGAEGNAAKEVQYINRFRLEKKDPKADVSEPKKPITYYVTQEVPERWRKYIIQGINDWQPAFETAGFKNAIIGKMAPTKEEDPDFDPEDARYSVIRWAPSDTANAMGPSIQDPRSGESISAHVIVWNDIVKLVQNWYFAQTAATTPAAQKLPMSDETIGRLIQYVVSHEVGHTLGLEHNFNGSAAFSIAQLRDKNFTASHGVASSIMSYSRYNYVAQPGDGVTANIGIIGDYDRFAIQYGYKVLNAVTPEQEKAALDSHLGQQVANSWLRFGNYKNASLDPRKQSEIISNDPVEATRLGMNNLEYIAKNVLVPATSKFGESYEDLAEMHGELIGQWMTEVMHVVRVVGGVVELDNHVGRGGDVFNPVPAAQQKKAVQLLMSRAVRPSAAIFDPKIFAKTRMTGYVNAMNSMSSAVLRSLLSDAKVSSLADFEATKPGQAYTPSNLVDDVVSGIFGGLKTAKVSTNAFDRNLQRSFLKMVDGRINGAGASGTDLRPLLKEALRGVANDLVSAQSRTSDKVTKAHLTETLSDVKKILTDTYSKGAGSAPAPSLMDLLMGMPFKFESDHKHGRDCWTRMAPAELIELKKELEAELKKK is encoded by the coding sequence ATGATGAAGCGCGCATTCCTCATCGCCCTCGGGCTAACCATGGTTGCGGGAACCACTCTCGCTCAAACCGCTCCTCCAGCTACAACTCCACCTGCCACTCAGGACGAAAAGAAGGCTGATCCTCCCAAAGTTGAGGACAAGCGAACTCCGGAGCAGAAGAAGTACGACGAGCTGATGAAGACCGCCAAGTCGCAGAACGGCGTTTTCAAGGTTCACAAGATTGACGACAAGGTCTACTGGGAAATCCCAGAAGCAAAGCTCGGACGCATGTTCCTCTTCAACGCCGAAGTTTCAGAAGCCCCTCGTGCCCTGACCTACCCCGGAACCGCGCCAATGGAGCGACCGCGAACAATTCGATTTGCTCGACGGGACAAAAAGATTCAGCTCAAAAACGTTGATGTCAGCACTCGTGCGATGGGTAACGATAAAGGCGTTGAACTCGGCGTCAAGCAGAACTCACCGGAAGCGATCCTCTTCACTTTCGACATTGTTGGCGAATCACCAGAGAAAAACCCGTTGATCGATGTCACCCAGCTCTTCATCAGCGACCCCCAGGACTTCAGCATTCGAGCCGCAATTCCTGGTGCGATGGGTGTTGATTCGAGCAAGACTTGGATCGAGAAAGTCAAAGCGTTCCCCACGAACATCGAGACTCGAACCTACATGACGTTTATGATGGGTCGGGGCCAAGGCAATCCGCTGGCGGCTCTGCTCGGTGGAGGCGGTGGCGGCTACGACGCCAGCAAGGCGGCAACTGTCGTCCACTACAGTTTGACCGAGCTTCCTGAAGTCCCTATGATGGGCCGCCTCAAGGATTCTCGAATCGGTTACTTCACGACTGGCTTCACTGTGTTCGGTGCCGAAGGCAACGCGGCAAAAGAAGTTCAATACATCAACCGATTCCGGCTCGAAAAGAAGGATCCGAAGGCCGACGTAAGCGAGCCGAAGAAGCCGATCACATACTACGTGACTCAAGAAGTTCCTGAGCGATGGCGCAAGTACATCATCCAGGGCATCAACGACTGGCAGCCCGCTTTTGAGACTGCAGGATTCAAAAACGCGATCATCGGAAAGATGGCGCCAACCAAGGAGGAAGATCCTGATTTCGATCCGGAAGATGCACGCTACAGCGTCATCCGATGGGCTCCGAGCGACACGGCGAACGCGATGGGTCCATCCATCCAGGACCCTCGCAGTGGCGAATCGATTTCGGCTCACGTCATCGTCTGGAACGACATCGTCAAGCTAGTTCAGAACTGGTATTTCGCGCAAACCGCAGCCACAACGCCAGCGGCGCAAAAGCTCCCAATGAGCGATGAGACGATCGGTCGTCTGATCCAATACGTCGTCTCCCACGAAGTCGGCCACACCCTCGGGCTTGAGCACAACTTCAACGGTTCGGCGGCGTTCTCCATCGCTCAACTGCGCGACAAGAACTTCACAGCTTCCCACGGTGTCGCGTCTTCGATCATGAGCTACTCGCGCTACAACTACGTTGCCCAACCTGGAGATGGAGTCACAGCGAACATCGGCATCATCGGCGACTACGATCGCTTCGCGATCCAGTACGGTTACAAGGTTCTCAACGCGGTCACCCCTGAGCAGGAAAAGGCTGCTCTTGACTCTCACCTCGGTCAGCAAGTCGCGAACTCGTGGCTTCGCTTCGGAAACTACAAGAACGCATCGCTCGACCCACGAAAGCAGTCGGAGATCATCTCCAACGACCCTGTCGAGGCGACTCGACTTGGTATGAACAACCTCGAGTACATCGCGAAGAACGTTCTGGTTCCGGCGACCTCGAAGTTTGGCGAGTCGTATGAGGACCTCGCCGAAATGCACGGCGAGCTGATTGGTCAGTGGATGACCGAAGTGATGCACGTTGTCCGTGTCGTCGGCGGTGTCGTCGAGCTCGACAACCACGTCGGTCGTGGCGGCGATGTCTTCAATCCGGTTCCCGCTGCTCAGCAGAAGAAGGCAGTTCAGCTTTTGATGAGCCGAGCGGTGCGCCCGTCTGCCGCCATCTTCGATCCGAAGATCTTTGCCAAGACCCGTATGACCGGTTACGTGAACGCCATGAACTCGATGAGTTCGGCCGTTCTGCGAAGCCTCCTTTCGGACGCCAAAGTCTCCTCGCTCGCTGACTTCGAAGCGACCAAGCCTGGCCAGGCGTACACGCCTTCCAATTTGGTTGATGATGTTGTCAGTGGAATCTTCGGCGGACTCAAGACCGCGAAAGTCTCGACCAACGCGTTTGATCGAAACCTTCAGCGAAGCTTCCTGAAGATGGTTGACGGTCGCATCAACGGCGCAGGGGCAAGCGGGACCGATCTTCGCCCGCTGCTCAAGGAAGCCCTTCGAGGGGTTGCCAACGACCTGGTTTCGGCACAGAGCCGAACTTCGGACAAAGTGACCAAAGCTCACCTCACCGAGACCCTGAGCGATGTCAAGAAGATTCTCACGGATACGTACTCGAAAGGTGCGGGCTCAGCTCCAGCTCCTTCGTTAATGGACCTTTTGATGGGAATGCCCTTCAAGTTCGAATCCGATCACAAGCACGGTCGAGACTGTTGGACCCGCATGGCTCCAGCGGAGCTGATCGAGCTCAAGAAAGAGCTTGAAGCGGAACTGAAGAAGAAGTAG